One Turneriella parva DSM 21527 genomic region harbors:
- a CDS encoding DUF3703 domain-containing protein, which yields MNFKMPKAWKEAYKEELRQYRTSLNGLNLPQAWRHLERAHIIGQYHPVPHTAIHCRMLWFGLRSANLTEVFGQILRIAGGWLGSLLNRIPVGNTGGANVYIFARMPIPEDLRELLADADVEAKGLAGIKRKPR from the coding sequence ATGAACTTTAAGATGCCCAAAGCCTGGAAAGAAGCTTATAAAGAAGAACTACGCCAATACCGCACGAGCCTGAACGGCCTAAACTTGCCGCAGGCATGGCGGCACCTCGAGCGCGCCCATATTATTGGACAGTACCACCCCGTGCCGCACACCGCGATCCATTGCCGCATGCTCTGGTTCGGCTTGCGATCAGCAAACCTGACTGAAGTGTTCGGCCAGATACTGCGCATTGCAGGTGGTTGGCTGGGTTCATTGCTGAACCGCATACCCGTCGGCAATACAGGTGGTGCCAACGTGTACATTTTCGCGCGCATGCCGATTCCTGAGGACCTGCGTGAACTGTTGGCAGACGCTGATGTCGAAGCGAAAGGACTCGCGGGTATCAAGCGAAAGCCGCGCTAA